Proteins from one Mercurialis annua linkage group LG7, ddMerAnnu1.2, whole genome shotgun sequence genomic window:
- the LOC126656471 gene encoding uncharacterized protein LOC126656471, which translates to MLWVYVAISAGLSGNAVTCFSLIIHLISKWRWYPWLFISYAEFSSLPPTVPTSSPTTMFTSAQVSWLPPPLGFIKVNFDVATSSMHHCGFIAAVARDSNGFIINRFHAYYRHIWDPSILEFRALRESINWALSCCWYHVIFEGDALQTGCEFGRCFGLQILENLSRY; encoded by the coding sequence ATGCTTTGGGTTTATGTTGCTATATCTGCTGGTCTATCTGGAAATGCCGTAACTTGCTTCTCTTTGATCATTCATCTCATTTCGAAATGGAGGTGGTACCCTTGGCTATTTATTTCATATGCTGAATTCAGTTCTTTGCCTCCAACTGTTCCAACTTCTTCTCCAACAACCATGTTTACTTCAGCACAGGTTAGCTGGCTTCCTCCACCGTTGGGCTTTATTAAGGTTAATTTTGATGTTGCTACCTCCTCTATGCATCATTGCGGGTTTATTGCAGCGGTTGCTAGGGATTCAAATGGGTTTATTATTAATCGGTTTCATGCTTATTATCGACATATTTGGGATCCAAGTATTTTAGAATTTCGAGCTTTACGTGAATCTATCAACTGGGCACTTTCATGTTGCTGGTATCATGTCATCTTTGAGGGAGATGCCCTTCAAACAGGTTGCGAATTCGGGCGTTGTTTCGGATTACAGATCTTGGAGAATTTGTCAAGATATTAG
- the LOC126655469 gene encoding 3-oxoacyl-[acyl-carrier-protein] synthase, mitochondrial yields MAISSPSSLRLLYSSLTRHPFTRYFSSNFGPPPPFSPRRVVITGLGMVTPLGCGVETTWKQLIEGKCGVRAVTVDDLKMNNFDQDTQLYTFNQLTSKVAAFVPCGTQPGEFNEEIWLNSKEHRSISRFIGYALCAADEALKDANWMPTEQEEKERTGVSIGGGIGSISDILDASQMICDKKLRRLSPFFIPRILINMASGHVSMKYGFQGPNHSAVTACATGAHSIGDATRMIQFGDSDVMVAGGTESSIDALSIAGFCRSRALTTKYNSTPLEASRPFDCDRDGFVIGEGSGVLVLEELEHARKRGAKVYAEVRGYGMSGDAYHITQPHTDGRGAILAMTRALKQSGLHPNQIDYVNAHATSTPLGDAIEAGAIKTVFAEHATSGALALSSTKGAVGHLLGAAGAVEAIFSVLAIKHGIAPLTLNLTKPDPIFEDKFMPLTASKEMPIRGALSNSFGFGGTNACLLVTGTAAS; encoded by the exons ATGGCAATCTCTTCTCCATCATCACTCAGATTACTGTATTCATCCCTCACGCGCCACCCCTTCACTCGTTACTTCTCCTCAAACTTCGGCCCTCCTCCTCCATTCTCTCCCCGGAGAGTCGTCATCACCG GCTTAGGAATGGTAACTCCACTCGGGTGCGGAGTTGAGACTACATGGAAGCAGTTAATTGAGGGGAAATGTGGAGTTAGAGCAGTCACAGTTGATGATCtcaaaatgaataattttgACCAAGATACTCAATTGTATACATTCAATCAGTTAACCTCTAAAGTTGCTGCCTTTGTGCCTTGTGGAACTCAGCCTGGTGAATTTAATGAGGAAATATGGCTCAATTCTAAG GAGCATAGGTCGATTTCCAGGTTTATAGGGTATGCATTGTGTGCTGCTGATGAAGCTTTGAAAGATGCAAATTGGATGCCTACTGAGCAGGAAGAGAAGGAAAGAacg GGTGTCTCTATTGGTGGGGGAATTGGAAGTATCAGCGATATATTGGATGCTTCGCAAATGATTTGCGACAAG AAACTTCGCCGGCTTAGTCCATTTTTTATACCAAGGATATTGATCAACATGGCGTCTGGTCACGTGAGCATGAAATATGGTTTCCAG GGGCCTAATCATTCTGCTGTCACTGCTTGTGCTACTGGTGCACATTCCATTGGTGATGCTACGAGGATGATTCAATTTGGAGATTCCGATGTTATGGTCGCTGGAGGGACAGAGTCTAGCATAGATGCTCTGTCAATAGCAGGATTTTGCAG GTCAAGGGCTTTGACCACAAAATACAATTCTACTCCTTTAGAAGCTTCTCGACCTTTTGATTGTGACCGAGATGGATTTGT CATTGGTGAAGGTTCTGGCGTCCTTGTATTAGAA GAACTTGAGCATGCAAGGAAACGAGGAGCCAAAGTATATGCCGAAGTTCGTGGCTATGGGATGTCAG GTGATGCATATCACATTACTCAACCACATACTGATGGCAGAGGAGCTATTTTAGCCATGACGCGTGCCCTAAAACAG TCTGGTCTTCATCCCAATCAAATCGACTACGTAAATGCCCATGCTACGTCTACACCTTTGG GTGATGCAATAGAAGCTGGTGCCATTAAAACCGTATTCGCTGAACATGCAACATCAGGAGCTTTGGCATTGTCTTCCACAAAG GGTGCCGTTGGCCATCTCCTGGGAGCAGCTGGGGCCGTTGAAGCAATTTTCTCAGTTTTAGCCATTAAACAT GGAATCGCACCATTGACACTTAACCTCACTAAACCAGATCCCATATTCGAAGACAAGTTTATGCCATTAACTGCTTCAAAGGAGATGCCAATAAGAGGGGCCTTGTCAAATTCTTTCGGCTTTGGAGGAACAAATGCATGTTTGTTGGTCACCGGCACCGCTGCCTCGTAG
- the LOC126655470 gene encoding phenylalanine--tRNA ligase, chloroplastic/mitochondrial isoform X2 gives MLVSVDVVRDDPTNNVPDSIFSKLGMQLHRRNQHPIGILKNAIYEYFDTNFSNKFDKFDDLCPLVSLKQNFDDVLVPADHVSRSYNDTYYVDSQTVLRCHTSAHQAELLRNGHTHFLVTGDVYRRDSIDSTHYPVFHQMEGFRVFSPADWEASSLDATSFVAADLKKCLEGLARHLFGAVEMRWVDTYFPFTNPSFELEIYFKDDWLEVLGCGVTEQQILRSNGRPDDVAWAFGLGLERLAMVLFDIPDIRLFWSNDERFTSQFQSGKLGVKFKPFSKYPPCFKDMSFWINESFTENNLCEIVRGVAGDLVEEVRLIDNFTNKKEMTSHCYRIAYRSMERSLTDEEINDLQWNVREQVQNKLNVVLR, from the exons ATGTTGGTGTCTGTAGATGTGGTTAGGGATGATCCTACCAACAATGTTCCCGATTCAATTTTCTCCAAACTTGGAATGCAGCTTCATAGGAGGAATCAGCACCCCATTGGGATTTTGAAGAATGCTATTTATGAATACTTCGATACCAATTTCTCaaacaaatttgataaatttgatgATCTGTGCCCGCTTGTTTCTTTAAAACAG AATTTTGATGATGTCTTGGTTCCTGCTGACCATGTGAGTAGGAGCTATAATGATACGTACTATGTCGACTCTCAAACTGTCTTGAGGTGTCACACTAGTGCACATCAGGCAGAGCTATTGAGAAACGGTCACACTCATTTCCTAGTAACTGGAGATGTCTACCGTAGAGATTCTATTGATTCAACTCATTATCCTGTTTTCCATCAG ATGGAAGGTTTCCGTGTTTTCTCTCCCGCTGATTGGGAGGCTTCCAGCTTGGATGCCACATCTTTTGTTGCTGCAGATTTAAAGAAATGTCTCGAGGGTTTGGCAAGGCACTTATTCG GTGCTGTGGAGATGCGCTGGGTTGATACATATTTTCCATTTACCAATCCTTCATTTGAACTAGAGATATATTTTAAG GATGACTGGCTGGAAGTGTTAGGATGTGGTGTCACTGAGCAACAAATTTTAAGGAGTAACGGGAGACCTGATGATGTTGCTTGGGCTTTCGGACTTGGGTTAGAGCGTTTGGCAATGGTTCTATTTGACATACCAGACATTCGGCTTTTCTGGTCAAATGATGAGCGATTTACTTCTCAG TTTCAAAGTGGCAAACTGGGAGTCAAATTCAAGCCGTTCTCAAAG TATCCTCCTTGCTTTAAAGATATGAGTTTTTGGATTAATGAATCATTCACTGAAAATAATTTGTGCGAAATAGTTAGAGGAGTCGCTGGAGATCTTGTTGAGGAG GTGCGCTtgatagataattttacaaacaagaAGGAAATGACAAGTCACTGCTATAGAATTGCATATCGCTCAATGGAGCGATCACTTACGGATGAAGAAATCAATGATTTGCAG TGGAACGTGAGAGAACAAGTGCAGAACAAGTTAAATGTTGTTTTAAGATGA
- the LOC126657625 gene encoding protein-tyrosine-phosphatase IBR5 — MRKRERENPCGVCGHYHKYEEGEVCGICGHRMPESDEKSALHASAFPSEILPEFLYLGSYDNASRSELLKTQGISRVLNTVPACQNLYKNSFTYHCLQDSKTLQFDDAIQFLEQCEKDKARVLVHCMSGKNRSPAIIIAFLMKSRRWRLAQSYQWVKERRPYVELNQDVYQQLQEYEQNIFAGSADSNYSGLAAFPPAGAPSSFSFGFQKPNDPVPAPAFNSVGATSIFSRPLEISASEFQFGAGYSQNNASEIPVVSNSAKPGGDVSMDS, encoded by the exons atgaggaagagagagagagaaaaccCATGTGGGGTTTGTGGGCACTATCATAAGTACGAGGAAGGTGAAGTTTGCGGGATTTGCGGCCACCGGATGCCGGAATCCGACGAGAAATCTGCTCTTCATGCCAGTGCTTTTCCGTCGGAGATCTTGCCGGAGTTTCTTTATCTTGGTAGCTATGATAACGCCTCTCGCTCTGAGCTGCTCAAAACGCAGGGGATTTCTCGCGTTCTCAAT ACAGTACCGGCTTGCCAAAATTTGTACAAGAATTCATTCACCTATCATTGCCTCCAGGATAGCAAAACGTTACAATTTGATGATGCCATTCAGTTTTTAG AGCAATGTGAGAAGGACAAGGCCCGTGTTCTTGTGCACTGCATGTCAGGCAAAAATAG GTCTCCAGCTATAATCATAGCTTTCTTGATGAAGTCCAGAAGATGGAGGCTTGCACAGAGTTACCAGTGGGTGAAAGAGCGAAGACCATATGTTGAGTTAAACCAAG ATGTATACCAGCAACTGCAGGAGTATGAGCAAAATATTTTTGCTGGATCAGCTGATAGTAACTACTCTGGCCTGGCAGCTTTTCCGCCCGCAGGTGCACCATCATCCTTTAGCTTCGGCTTTCAAAAGCCGAATGACCCGGTTCCTGCTCCAGCTTTCAACAGCGTCGGTGCTACCTCGATATTCTCCCGTCCTTTGGAAATTTCTGCTAGTGAGTTCCAATTTGGAGCCGGTTATTCTCAAAATAACGCATCCGAGATTCCCGTTGTTTCCAATTCAGCAAAGCCAGGCGGGGATGTCTCAATGGACTCATAA
- the LOC126655470 gene encoding phenylalanine--tRNA ligase, chloroplastic/mitochondrial isoform X1, translating into MAAAAAALSFANCTLFTATKSSSLLFLHSSRTRTAFNHFTYSTTTNKRNWTRPVVSALELGGVKIEKDDVVRDDPTNNVPDSIFSKLGMQLHRRNQHPIGILKNAIYEYFDTNFSNKFDKFDDLCPLVSLKQNFDDVLVPADHVSRSYNDTYYVDSQTVLRCHTSAHQAELLRNGHTHFLVTGDVYRRDSIDSTHYPVFHQMEGFRVFSPADWEASSLDATSFVAADLKKCLEGLARHLFGAVEMRWVDTYFPFTNPSFELEIYFKDDWLEVLGCGVTEQQILRSNGRPDDVAWAFGLGLERLAMVLFDIPDIRLFWSNDERFTSQFQSGKLGVKFKPFSKYPPCFKDMSFWINESFTENNLCEIVRGVAGDLVEEVRLIDNFTNKKEMTSHCYRIAYRSMERSLTDEEINDLQWNVREQVQNKLNVVLR; encoded by the exons ATGGCGGCGGCAGCAGCAGCCTTGTCTTTTGCAAATTGCACACTTTTTACTGCTACAAAATCATCGTCGCTGTTGTTTCTTCACAGTTCAAGAACAAGAACTGCATTCAATCACTTCACTTACTCTACCACtaccaataaaagaaattggaCACGACCAGTCGTTTCTGCTCTTGAACTTGGTGGTGTCAAgattgaaaaagatg ATGTGGTTAGGGATGATCCTACCAACAATGTTCCCGATTCAATTTTCTCCAAACTTGGAATGCAGCTTCATAGGAGGAATCAGCACCCCATTGGGATTTTGAAGAATGCTATTTATGAATACTTCGATACCAATTTCTCaaacaaatttgataaatttgatgATCTGTGCCCGCTTGTTTCTTTAAAACAG AATTTTGATGATGTCTTGGTTCCTGCTGACCATGTGAGTAGGAGCTATAATGATACGTACTATGTCGACTCTCAAACTGTCTTGAGGTGTCACACTAGTGCACATCAGGCAGAGCTATTGAGAAACGGTCACACTCATTTCCTAGTAACTGGAGATGTCTACCGTAGAGATTCTATTGATTCAACTCATTATCCTGTTTTCCATCAG ATGGAAGGTTTCCGTGTTTTCTCTCCCGCTGATTGGGAGGCTTCCAGCTTGGATGCCACATCTTTTGTTGCTGCAGATTTAAAGAAATGTCTCGAGGGTTTGGCAAGGCACTTATTCG GTGCTGTGGAGATGCGCTGGGTTGATACATATTTTCCATTTACCAATCCTTCATTTGAACTAGAGATATATTTTAAG GATGACTGGCTGGAAGTGTTAGGATGTGGTGTCACTGAGCAACAAATTTTAAGGAGTAACGGGAGACCTGATGATGTTGCTTGGGCTTTCGGACTTGGGTTAGAGCGTTTGGCAATGGTTCTATTTGACATACCAGACATTCGGCTTTTCTGGTCAAATGATGAGCGATTTACTTCTCAG TTTCAAAGTGGCAAACTGGGAGTCAAATTCAAGCCGTTCTCAAAG TATCCTCCTTGCTTTAAAGATATGAGTTTTTGGATTAATGAATCATTCACTGAAAATAATTTGTGCGAAATAGTTAGAGGAGTCGCTGGAGATCTTGTTGAGGAG GTGCGCTtgatagataattttacaaacaagaAGGAAATGACAAGTCACTGCTATAGAATTGCATATCGCTCAATGGAGCGATCACTTACGGATGAAGAAATCAATGATTTGCAG TGGAACGTGAGAGAACAAGTGCAGAACAAGTTAAATGTTGTTTTAAGATGA